In one window of Acaryochloris thomasi RCC1774 DNA:
- a CDS encoding FG-GAP-like repeat-containing protein, with protein sequence MATFQEAANFDVGDRPESVAIGDLNGDGNLDLVTSNQNDGTVSVLLGDGRGGFAPQSTFTVGDDPEDVAIGDFNGDGNLDLVTSNESDDTVSVLLGDGSGGFAPQSTFAVGDSPESVAIGDLDGDGNLDLVAANEDDDTVSVLLGDGNGGFAPQLTFAVGDEPESVAIGDLDGDGNLDLVAANEDDDTVSVLLGDGNGGFAPQLTFAVGDEPETVAIGDFDGDGNLDLVTANETSADVSVLLGDGNGGFSPQSTFAAGGSVFSVTVGDLNGDGNLDLATANLVDENVSVLLGDGNGGFGAPSTFAVGNEPFSIVAEDLDRDGDLDLVTANDIDDNVSILFNDLNIRGDEGNDNLVGNGDDNELSGENGNDTLEGGAGNDTLNGQGNSDELFGQSGNDLLNGGNGNDLLEGGNGNDTLNGQGNSDELFGQGGNDLLNGGTGNDTLIGGTGSDTLNGQGNSDEILGQGGNDLLNGGVGNDTLIGGAGSDILNGQDNSDELLGQGGNDLLNGGNGNDTLIGGAGRDTLIGGAGRDVLFGSAGNDILVGGAGDDELTGGGGNDTFIFEDNNGANIILDFASAEVIDLAGISGISDAADLFNNHITSVGGNAVINDLAGTTITLDSFDVNDLSADNFVF encoded by the coding sequence ATGGCGACATTTCAAGAGGCAGCTAACTTCGATGTGGGCGATAGACCAGAGTCAGTCGCCATCGGGGACTTGAATGGGGATGGCAACTTAGATCTGGTGACGTCTAACCAGAATGATGGCACTGTCTCAGTACTATTGGGCGATGGTCGTGGTGGTTTTGCGCCTCAATCTACCTTTACGGTGGGAGATGACCCAGAAGACGTCGCCATCGGGGACTTTAATGGAGATGGCAATTTGGATCTGGTGACGTCTAACGAGAGTGATGACACTGTCTCAGTGCTGTTGGGGGATGGCAGTGGTGGTTTTGCGCCTCAATCTACCTTTGCGGTGGGAGATTCTCCAGAGTCAGTTGCCATCGGGGACTTAGATGGAGATGGCAACTTAGATTTGGTGGCGGCTAACGAGGATGATGACACAGTCTCAGTGCTGCTGGGGGATGGCAATGGAGGATTTGCACCTCAATTGACCTTTGCGGTGGGAGATGAGCCAGAGTCAGTCGCCATCGGAGACTTAGATGGAGATGGCAACTTAGATTTGGTGGCGGCTAACGAGGATGATGACACAGTCTCAGTGCTGTTGGGCGATGGTAACGGAGGATTTGCACCTCAATTGACCTTTGCGGTGGGAGATGAGCCAGAGACAGTCGCCATCGGAGACTTTGATGGAGATGGCAACTTAGATCTGGTGACAGCAAATGAGACGAGTGCCGATGTCTCCGTGCTATTGGGCGATGGTAATGGTGGTTTTTCGCCTCAATCTACCTTTGCTGCGGGAGGTAGTGTATTCTCCGTCACAGTCGGTGACTTGAATGGGGATGGCAACTTAGATCTGGCCACTGCGAACCTGGTAGACGAGAACGTCTCAGTACTGTTAGGTGATGGTAATGGGGGCTTTGGGGCGCCATCTACCTTTGCGGTGGGAAATGAACCATTCTCAATCGTCGCAGAAGACTTAGATCGCGATGGCGACTTGGATCTAGTGACTGCTAACGATATTGACGATAACGTCTCGATATTATTCAACGATCTCAACATCCGCGGTGACGAGGGCAATGACAACCTGGTGGGCAACGGTGATGACAACGAACTCTCCGGCGAGAACGGCAACGACACCCTCGAAGGCGGCGCGGGCAATGACACCCTCAATGGACAGGGCAACAGCGATGAACTCTTCGGCCAAAGCGGCAATGACCTCCTCAATGGCGGCAACGGCAACGACCTCCTTGAGGGCGGGAATGGTAATGACACCCTCAATGGCCAAGGCAACAGCGATGAACTCTTCGGTCAAGGTGGCAATGACCTCCTCAATGGTGGAACGGGTAATGACACCCTCATAGGCGGCACGGGCAGTGACACCCTCAACGGCCAGGGCAACAGCGATGAGATTCTCGGTCAAGGTGGCAATGACCTCCTCAATGGTGGAGTTGGTAATGACACCCTCATCGGTGGTGCGGGGAGTGACATCCTCAATGGTCAGGACAACAGCGATGAGCTCCTCGGTCAAGGTGGCAATGACCTGCTCAATGGCGGGAATGGTAACGACACCCTGATCGGCGGCGCGGGTCGTGACACCCTCATCGGCGGTGCGGGCAGAGATGTACTCTTTGGCAGCGCTGGTAATGACATCCTCGTTGGCGGCGCTGGCGACGATGAACTCACGGGCGGCGGCGGCAACGACACGTTCATCTTTGAGGACAACAACGGAGCCAATATCATCCTTGACTTCGCGTCTGCCGAGGTGATCGATCTCGCGGGCATCAGCGGCATCTCTGACGCTGCGGACCTGTTCAATAATCACATTACGTCAGTGGGCGGCAATGCGGTGATTAACGATCTGGCCGGTACAACGATCACGCTGGATTCGTTTGACGTTAATGACCTCAGCGCCGACAACTTCGTGTTTTGA
- a CDS encoding FG-GAP-like repeat-containing protein, which translates to MVTFQDATNFDVGNNPQSVAFGDLNGDGNLDLVAANAFDDTVSVLLGDGNGGFAPQSTFAVGDLPTDVAIGDFNGDGNADLVTTNLDDDTISVLLGDGSGGFAPQATFAVGDVPEQVAIGDFNGDGNADLVTTNELDDTVSVLLGDGNGGFAPQLTFAVGDLPEQVVIGDFNGDGNLDLVTANENDDTVSVLLGDGNGGFAPQSTFAVGEEPESVAIGDFNGDGNLDLVTANENDDTVSVLLGDGNGGFAPQSTFAAGHRAFEVTVGDLNGDGNLDLVTTSLQDNNASILLGDGNGGFGAPSTFAVGDRPFAVVAEDLDSDGDLDLVIANADDDNVSVFFNDLNIQGDAGNDLLIGNGDNNELSGGNGNDTLEGGAGNDTLNGQGNSDELFGQGGNDLLNGGNGNDLLEGGNGNDTLNGQGNSDEIFGQGGNDLLNGGTGNDTLIGGNGNDTLNGQGNSDEILGQGGNDLLNGGVGNDTLIGGAGSDILNGQDNSDELLGQGGNDLLNGGNGNDTLIGGAGRDTLIGGAGRDALFGSAGNDILVGGAGDDELTGGGGNDTFIFEDNNGANIILDFAAAEVIDLAGISGISDATDLFNNHITSVGGNAVIDDLAGTTITLDSFDVNDLSADNFVF; encoded by the coding sequence ATGGTGACATTTCAAGATGCAACTAACTTCGATGTGGGCAATAATCCACAGTCAGTAGCCTTCGGAGACCTTAATGGGGATGGCAACCTGGATCTGGTAGCCGCTAACGCCTTTGATGATACTGTCTCCGTGCTACTGGGCGATGGCAATGGGGGGTTCGCGCCTCAATCAACCTTCGCAGTCGGAGATTTACCAACGGACGTCGCCATTGGGGACTTCAATGGAGATGGAAATGCCGACCTCGTGACGACGAACTTGGATGATGACACGATCTCCGTGCTGTTGGGCGATGGCAGTGGAGGCTTTGCCCCTCAAGCGACCTTCGCCGTGGGAGATGTTCCAGAGCAAGTCGCTATCGGGGACTTCAATGGAGATGGAAATGCCGACCTCGTAACGACAAACGAGTTAGATGACACGGTCTCAGTACTGTTGGGCGATGGCAATGGGGGGTTCGCGCCTCAATTGACCTTCGCAGTCGGAGATCTTCCAGAGCAAGTCGTTATTGGGGACTTTAATGGAGATGGAAACTTAGATCTGGTGACGGCTAACGAGAACGATGACACTGTCTCCGTGCTGTTGGGCGATGGCAATGGGGGGTTCGCGCCTCAATCGACCTTCGCAGTCGGAGAGGAGCCAGAGTCAGTCGCCATCGGAGACTTCAATGGAGATGGAAACTTAGATCTGGTGACGGCTAACGAGAACGATGACACTGTCTCCGTGCTGCTGGGCGATGGTAATGGAGGGTTTGCGCCTCAATCGACCTTCGCAGCGGGCCATAGGGCATTCGAAGTCACAGTCGGCGATTTGAATGGGGATGGCAACTTAGATCTAGTCACGACAAGCCTGCAGGACAATAACGCATCAATACTATTGGGCGATGGTAATGGGGGCTTCGGGGCACCATCAACCTTTGCGGTGGGAGATCGACCATTTGCAGTCGTTGCAGAGGACTTGGATAGCGATGGCGACTTGGATTTGGTGATTGCTAATGCGGACGATGATAACGTCTCAGTATTTTTCAACGATCTCAACATCCAAGGTGACGCAGGCAATGACCTCCTGATAGGCAACGGAGATAACAACGAACTCTCTGGCGGCAACGGCAATGACACCCTCGAAGGCGGCGCAGGCAATGACACCCTCAATGGCCAAGGCAACAGCGATGAACTCTTCGGCCAAGGGGGCAATGACCTCCTCAATGGCGGCAACGGCAATGACCTCCTAGAGGGCGGGAATGGTAACGACACCCTCAACGGCCAAGGCAACAGCGATGAAATCTTCGGCCAAGGTGGCAATGACCTCCTCAATGGCGGCACGGGTAATGACACCCTCATAGGCGGCAATGGTAACGACACCCTTAACGGCCAGGGCAATAGCGATGAGATTCTCGGTCAAGGCGGCAATGACCTCCTCAATGGGGGAGTTGGTAATGACACCCTCATCGGTGGTGCGGGGAGTGACATCCTCAATGGTCAGGACAACAGCGATGAGCTACTGGGTCAAGGTGGCAATGACCTCCTCAATGGTGGGAATGGTAATGATACCCTCATAGGCGGCGCGGGTCGTGACACCCTCATCGGCGGTGCGGGCAGAGATGCACTCTTTGGCAGCGCTGGTAATGACATCCTCGTTGGCGGCGCTGGCGACGATGAACTCACGGGTGGCGGCGGCAACGACACGTTCATCTTCGAGGACAACAACGGGGCCAATATCATCCTCGACTTCGCGGCTGCCGAGGTGATCGATCTTGCGGGTATCAGCGGCATCTCTGACGCCACGGACCTGTTCAATAATCACATCACGTCAGTGGGCGGCAATGCAGTGATCGACGATCTGGCCGGGACAACGATCACTCTGGATTCGTTCGACGTTAATGACCTCAGCGCTGACAACTTTGTGTTTTGA